Proteins encoded together in one Lathyrus oleraceus cultivar Zhongwan6 chromosome 5, CAAS_Psat_ZW6_1.0, whole genome shotgun sequence window:
- the LOC127086051 gene encoding 3-phosphoinositide-dependent protein kinase 1: MLEMEKDFDSKVKIQRTSSSSNGAGIVQRSKSFVFRAPQENYTIQDFELGKIYGVGSYSKVVRAKKKDIGVVYALKIMDKKFITKENKTAYVKLERIVLDQLDHPGIVRLYFTFQDSFSLYMALESCEGGELFDQITRKGRLTEEEARFYAAEVVDALEYIHGLGVIHRDIKPENLLLTTEGHIKIADFGSVKPMQDSQITVLPNAASDDKACTFVGTAAYVPPEVLNSSPATFGNDLWAPGCTLYQMLSGTSPFKDASEWLIFQRIIAREIRFPDYFSDEARDLIDRLLDLDPSRRPGAGPDGYAILKIHPFFKAVAWDNLRAQTPPKLALEPGTQSPAADDVQESSWSPSHIGDGSAASARQPDGTAPSSEGTG; this comes from the coding sequence ATGTTGGAAATGGAGAAGGATTTTGATTCCAAGGTCAAGATTCAACGGACTTCTTCCTCTTCCAATGGTGCTGGTATTGTTCAGAGATCCAAAAGCTTTGTTTTTAGGGCACCTCAGGAGAATTACACCATTCAGGACTTTGAATTGGGCAAGATCTATGGCGTTGGCTCTTATTCTAAGGTTGTGAGGGCAAAGAAGAAAGACATAGGAGTTGTATATGCATTGAAGATCATGGACAAAAAATTTATTACCAAAGAGAACAAAACTGCATATGTGAAGTTGGAACGCATAGTGCTAGATCAATTGGATCATCCTGGCATTGTGCGGCTATATTTCACATTTCAAGACTCATTTTCTCTGTACATGGCACTTGAATCTTGTGAAGGTGGAGAACTTTTTGATCAAATTACCAGGAAAGGCCGTCTAACTGAGGAGGAggcacgattctatgcagctgaAGTTGTTGATGCTCTTGAATACATACATGGTTTGGGAGTGATACATCGTGATATTAAGCCAGAGAACTTATTACTCACAACTGAAGGACATATTAAAATAGCTGATTTTGGGAGTGTGAAGCCTATGCAAGATAGCCAAATTACCGTCCTTCCAAATGCAGCATCAGATGACAAAGCCTGCACATTTGTGGGAACAGCTGCTTATGTCCCTCCAGAGGTTCTTAATTCTTCTCCTGCAACTTTCGGAAATGACCTCTGGGCACCTGGCTGCACATtatatcaaatgctttctggaaCTTCTCCTTTTAAAGATGCAAGTGAATGGCTTATTTTCCAAAGAATTATAGCAAGAGAAATTcgatttccagattacttttcagACGAAGCAAGAGACCTTATTGACCGGCTATTGGATTTAGACCCGAGCAGGAGACCAGGCGCAGGACCTGATGGTTATGCTATTTTGAAAATACATCCCTTTTTCAAGGCAGTTGCCTGGGATAACTTAAGGGCACAAACTCCTCCAAAACTTGCTCTGGAACCCGGGACTCAATCGCCTGCTGCCGATGATGTTCAGGAGTCATCATGGAGTCCTTCTCACATTGGCGATGGTTCTGCAGCTTCTGCTAGACAGCCTGATGGCACTGCACCGTCTTCAGAGGGAACTGGTTGA